In a genomic window of Phragmites australis chromosome 14, lpPhrAust1.1, whole genome shotgun sequence:
- the LOC133891226 gene encoding 5-formyltetrahydrofolate cyclo-ligase, mitochondrial-like isoform X1, protein MALGHPFFISGKIITARSPRGHRIYRPTSTGAARPQQRYAHRWPRERDEGTRRQRYEREMIKNAVASLMVRLHHLPRAAPASASVSPVAAAAAMSTATEQAVADQKRALRSEVRRALKTLSPDQRASEDLAIQTTILNSSWFKASKRLCAYVSCQELREVDTSKILAEVLRPNPGEEEQAKDLYVPRVEDKNRNMRMLKITTMDDLVKNSMNILEPSPVDASGNDREDVLAAPSLVDLLLLPGQAFDRTGRRIGRGGGYYDTFLLKYQELAKEKGWNQPLLVALSYSVQIMDEGIIPVNSTDVPIDALVSSSGVIPISHAALEMM, encoded by the exons ATGGCCTTGGGGCATCCTTTCTTCATCTCGGGCAAAATCATCACGGCCCGCTCCCCCCGCGGCCACAGAATCTACAGGCCGACGAGCACCGGTGCAGCGCGGCCGCAGCAGCGGTACGCGCACCGGTGGCCGCGCGAGCGTGACGAGGGGACACGGCGGCAGCGGTACGAGCGAGAGATGATTAAAAATGCTGTGGCCTCGCTGATGGTGCGCCTCCACCACCTGCCCCGCGCGGCGCCCGCATCGGCCTCGGTCTcccccgtcgccgccgcggccgccatgTCGACGGCGACGGAGCAGGCGGTCGCCGACCAGAAGCGCGCGCTGCGCTCCGAGGTGCGCAGGGCGCTCAAGACCCTCTCCCCCGACCAGCGCGCCAGCGAAG ACCTGGCAATTCAAACTACAATTTTGAATTCCTCCTGGTTCAAAGCAAGCAAACGGTTGTGTGCTTATGTAAGTTGTCAGGAGTTGCGAGAAGTTGATACATCAAAAATACTAGCAGAAGTTCTACGACCGAATCCTG GAGAAGAGGAACAGGCAAAAGATCTTTATGTACCTCGAGTGGAGGATAAGAACCGCAATATGCGGATGCTTAAAATCACCACCATGGATGATTTAGTTAAAAATTCAATGAATATTCTGGAACCATCACCAGTGGATGCTAGCGGGAATGATCGCGAAGATG TCTTGGCAGCCCCTTCCCTCGTTGATCTTTTATTATTGCCTG GACAAGCTTTTGATAGAACTGGTCGAAGAATAGGGCGTGGCGGAGG GTACTATGACACATTCTTGCTGAAATACCAAGAACTTGCAAAAGAGAAAGGGTGGAATCAGCCTCTCTTAG TTGCTCTTTCATACTCGGTGCAAATTATGGACGAAGGCATCATCCCAGTAAACTCAACAGATGTTCCTATCGATGCTTTGGTCTCATCCTCTGGTGTTATTCCAATAAGCCATGCAGCGTTGGAGATGATGTAA
- the LOC133891226 gene encoding 5-formyltetrahydrofolate cyclo-ligase, mitochondrial-like isoform X2: MALGHPFFISGKIITARSPRGHRIYRPTSTGAARPQQRYAHRWPRERDEGTRRQRYEREMIKNAVASLMVRLHHLPRAAPASASVSPVAAAAAMSTATEQAVADQKRALRSEVRRALKTLSPDQRASEDLAIQTTILNSSWFKASKRLCAYVSCQELREVDTSKILAEVLRPNPEEQAKDLYVPRVEDKNRNMRMLKITTMDDLVKNSMNILEPSPVDASGNDREDVLAAPSLVDLLLLPGQAFDRTGRRIGRGGGYYDTFLLKYQELAKEKGWNQPLLVALSYSVQIMDEGIIPVNSTDVPIDALVSSSGVIPISHAALEMM, encoded by the exons ATGGCCTTGGGGCATCCTTTCTTCATCTCGGGCAAAATCATCACGGCCCGCTCCCCCCGCGGCCACAGAATCTACAGGCCGACGAGCACCGGTGCAGCGCGGCCGCAGCAGCGGTACGCGCACCGGTGGCCGCGCGAGCGTGACGAGGGGACACGGCGGCAGCGGTACGAGCGAGAGATGATTAAAAATGCTGTGGCCTCGCTGATGGTGCGCCTCCACCACCTGCCCCGCGCGGCGCCCGCATCGGCCTCGGTCTcccccgtcgccgccgcggccgccatgTCGACGGCGACGGAGCAGGCGGTCGCCGACCAGAAGCGCGCGCTGCGCTCCGAGGTGCGCAGGGCGCTCAAGACCCTCTCCCCCGACCAGCGCGCCAGCGAAG ACCTGGCAATTCAAACTACAATTTTGAATTCCTCCTGGTTCAAAGCAAGCAAACGGTTGTGTGCTTATGTAAGTTGTCAGGAGTTGCGAGAAGTTGATACATCAAAAATACTAGCAGAAGTTCTACGACCGAATCCTG AGGAACAGGCAAAAGATCTTTATGTACCTCGAGTGGAGGATAAGAACCGCAATATGCGGATGCTTAAAATCACCACCATGGATGATTTAGTTAAAAATTCAATGAATATTCTGGAACCATCACCAGTGGATGCTAGCGGGAATGATCGCGAAGATG TCTTGGCAGCCCCTTCCCTCGTTGATCTTTTATTATTGCCTG GACAAGCTTTTGATAGAACTGGTCGAAGAATAGGGCGTGGCGGAGG GTACTATGACACATTCTTGCTGAAATACCAAGAACTTGCAAAAGAGAAAGGGTGGAATCAGCCTCTCTTAG TTGCTCTTTCATACTCGGTGCAAATTATGGACGAAGGCATCATCCCAGTAAACTCAACAGATGTTCCTATCGATGCTTTGGTCTCATCCTCTGGTGTTATTCCAATAAGCCATGCAGCGTTGGAGATGATGTAA
- the LOC133891545 gene encoding protein BZR1 homolog 1: MTSGAAAAGGMGRTPTWKERENNKRRERRRRAIAAKVFTGLRALGNYKLPKHCDNNEVLKALCREAGWVVEDDGTTYRRGCRPPPLGAGVASAGMSPCSSSQLMSAPSSSFPSPVPSYHGSPASSSFPSPTRHDSNHPSASSLLPFLRGLPNLPPLRVSSSAPVTPPLSSPTASRPPKVRKPDWDSVVDPFRHPFFAVSAPASPTRARRREHPDTIPECDESDVSTVDSGRWISFQMAATTAPASPTYNLVNPGGASNSNSMKLDGTAGDRGRGGPEFEFDKGWVTPWEGERIHEVAAEELELTLGVGAK; the protein is encoded by the exons atgacgtcgggggcggcggccGCTGGCGGGATGGGGCGGACGCCGACGTGGAAGGAGCGGGAGAACAACAAGCGGCGGGAGAGGCGGCGCCGGGCCATCGCCGCCAAGGTCTTCACCGGCCTCCGCGCGCTCGGCAACTACAAGCTCCCCAAGCACTGCGACAACAACGAGGTCCTCAAGGCGCTCTGCCGCGAGGCCGGATGGGTCGTTGAGGACGACGGCACCACCTACCGCAGG GGATGCAGGCCGCCGCCGTTGGGCGCGGGGGTTGCGTCGGCGGGGATGAGCCCCTGCTCGTCCTCGCAGCTCATGAGCGCGCCGTCGTCGAGCTTCCCGAGCCCGGTGCCGTCCTACCACGGAAGCCCGGCGTCGTCGAGCTTCCCGAGCCCCACGCGTCACGACAGCAACCACCCCAGCGCCTCCTCCCTGCTCCCGTTCCTCCGGGGGCTCCCCAACCTCCCGCCGCTCCGCGTCTCCAGCAGCGCGCCGGTGACGCCGCCGCTCTCGTCGCCGACGGCGTCTCGGCCGCCCAAGGTCCGGAAGCCCGACTGGGATTCCGTCGTCGACCCTTTCCGGCACCCGTTCTTCGCGGTCTCCGCACCTGCCAGCCCCACCCGCGCCCGCCGGCGTGAGCACCCAGACACGATCCCCGAGTGTGACGAGTCGGACGTCTCCACGGTGGACTCCGGCCGGTGGATCAGCTTCCAGatggcggcgacgacggcgccgGCGTCGCCAACATACAACCTCGTGAACCCGGGCGGCgcctccaactccaactccatgAAGCTGGACGGAACGGCCGGGGACAGGGGCAGAGGCGGCCCGGAGTTCGAGTTCGACAAGGGCTGGGTGACGCCCTGGGAAGGCGAGAGGATCCACGAGGTCGCCGCCGAGGAGCTCGAGCTCACGCTCGGCGTCGGCGCCAAGTGA